The Streptomyces avermitilis MA-4680 = NBRC 14893 genome contains a region encoding:
- a CDS encoding glycoside hydrolase family 2 TIM barrel-domain containing protein: MSRDPLIALRPWESPEVTSWGRLPMNAVDRRTGALPLDGEWRFQLLPTPGSPVTEAWSSQHVPGAWTVQGTDDLPQYTNVTMPWGEFPPASPAANPTGVYEREVDVPAEWAGRRVVLRVGAAESVLLVHVNGRPTGISKDSHLAAEFDLSDVVRPGERATVRLTVVKWSDASHLEDQDHWWHGGITRSVLLYATDPLHLADVTVRARPDGGLRVDCRVRHAMGRLPGGWYVTGELAGHLLAQDAEFDRLNAQDERVSDFLGEARLTALVREVRPWTAETPELYELTVRLHRADGSVADTAHPRVGFRQVEIRGRDLLVNGERVYIRGVNRHDFHPLTGRTVSYDDMRADLVTLKRFGFNAIRTAHYPNDPALLDLADELGFYVVDEADIESHDHAHEIADDPRYTAAFVDRVSRMVLRDKNHPSVIVWSLGNESDYGANHDAAAGWVRRHDPTRPLQYEGAAKLGWADPTVASDIACPMYAPVEDCVAHALSGEQTKPLIQCEYSHAMGNSNGTLADHWAAIESTPGLQGGFIWEFWDHGILQRVNDGRPAGRAGAGLYDNGVAAQGHRWAYGGDFGETVHDGAFIADGVVFPDRTPKPVMYEHREIAAPVRLAYDGGDLRISNHQHFRGLEWLAASWELSLAEGGTLTAPAGLPDVRAGESAVVPMPFALPEDGGEAWLTLRVTTADDEAWAPRGTEVCVPRVRLRAAAPVASAPLTTGAPVQVDEDGLLVHPLLTAAPVLSLWRAPTDNDEIGGMAARWRAWGLDALERKVVDVRRAAGSVTVVAEYGTMAGAVRHEQVFTRVEGGVRVEETAELPAGLDDVARVGSVFETVAGLDVLEWYGQGPWESYPDRSGGAPVGHHSRPVDELFTPYLRPQESGGRHGVRRFTLSAPDATGFAVELDEPRQVNVTRYRAADLAAATHHDELVPRPGCVVHLDVAHRGLGTASCGPDTSPGHLVPTGTHRWSWTLRVL, encoded by the coding sequence ATGTCCCGCGATCCGCTGATCGCGCTCCGCCCCTGGGAGTCACCCGAGGTGACCTCCTGGGGGCGGCTGCCGATGAACGCCGTCGACCGCCGCACCGGGGCGCTCCCGCTGGACGGCGAGTGGCGCTTCCAGCTGCTGCCCACGCCCGGCTCACCCGTGACCGAAGCGTGGTCGTCACAGCATGTCCCCGGCGCCTGGACCGTGCAGGGCACCGACGACCTGCCGCAGTACACCAACGTCACGATGCCCTGGGGAGAGTTCCCGCCCGCCTCGCCCGCCGCGAACCCGACGGGCGTGTACGAGCGCGAGGTGGACGTCCCGGCCGAGTGGGCCGGACGCCGGGTCGTGCTCCGGGTGGGCGCCGCGGAGAGCGTGCTGCTCGTCCACGTGAACGGGCGGCCGACGGGCATCTCCAAGGACTCGCACCTCGCGGCCGAGTTCGATCTCTCGGACGTCGTACGTCCCGGGGAGCGGGCCACCGTACGGCTCACCGTGGTGAAGTGGTCGGACGCCTCGCACCTCGAGGACCAGGACCACTGGTGGCACGGCGGGATCACCCGGTCGGTGCTGCTGTACGCGACCGATCCACTGCATCTCGCGGACGTGACCGTGCGGGCGCGCCCGGACGGCGGGCTGCGGGTCGACTGCCGGGTGCGGCACGCCATGGGCCGGCTCCCCGGGGGCTGGTACGTCACCGGGGAGCTGGCGGGCCACCTCCTCGCCCAGGACGCCGAGTTCGACCGGCTGAACGCGCAGGACGAGCGGGTCTCCGACTTCCTCGGCGAGGCCCGCCTCACCGCGCTCGTGCGCGAGGTGCGCCCCTGGACCGCCGAGACGCCCGAGCTGTACGAGCTGACGGTGCGCCTGCACCGCGCCGACGGCTCGGTCGCCGACACCGCGCACCCGCGCGTCGGCTTCCGCCAGGTCGAGATCCGCGGCCGGGACCTCCTGGTGAACGGCGAGCGGGTCTACATCCGGGGCGTCAACCGGCACGACTTCCATCCGCTGACGGGCCGGACGGTGTCGTACGACGACATGCGCGCCGACCTCGTCACGCTCAAGCGGTTCGGCTTCAACGCGATCCGCACCGCGCACTACCCCAACGACCCGGCTCTGCTCGACCTCGCCGACGAGCTGGGCTTCTACGTCGTCGACGAGGCGGACATCGAGTCGCACGACCACGCCCACGAGATCGCCGACGACCCGCGCTACACGGCGGCCTTCGTGGACCGCGTCTCCCGCATGGTGCTGCGCGACAAGAACCACCCCTCGGTCATCGTCTGGTCGCTGGGCAACGAGTCCGACTACGGCGCGAACCACGACGCGGCGGCGGGCTGGGTCCGCCGCCACGACCCGACCCGCCCGCTCCAGTACGAGGGCGCGGCCAAGCTCGGCTGGGCCGATCCGACGGTCGCCTCCGACATCGCCTGCCCGATGTACGCGCCGGTCGAGGACTGTGTCGCCCACGCGCTGTCCGGCGAGCAGACCAAGCCGCTCATCCAGTGCGAGTACTCCCACGCCATGGGCAACAGCAACGGCACGCTGGCCGACCACTGGGCCGCCATCGAGTCCACCCCGGGTCTTCAGGGCGGTTTCATCTGGGAGTTCTGGGACCACGGCATTCTGCAACGCGTGAACGACGGAAGACCGGCCGGGCGCGCCGGCGCCGGGCTGTATGACAACGGTGTCGCGGCGCAGGGCCACCGCTGGGCCTACGGCGGCGACTTCGGCGAGACGGTCCACGACGGCGCGTTCATCGCCGACGGGGTCGTCTTTCCCGACCGCACGCCCAAGCCGGTGATGTACGAGCACCGGGAGATCGCGGCGCCGGTGCGGCTCGCGTACGACGGCGGTGACCTGCGGATCTCCAACCACCAGCACTTCCGGGGCCTGGAGTGGCTGGCCGCCTCGTGGGAGCTGTCGCTCGCGGAGGGCGGCACGCTGACCGCGCCCGCCGGGCTGCCCGACGTACGGGCGGGTGAGTCGGCCGTGGTGCCGATGCCGTTCGCCCTGCCGGAGGACGGCGGCGAGGCCTGGCTGACGCTGCGGGTGACGACGGCCGACGACGAGGCGTGGGCGCCGCGGGGCACGGAGGTATGTGTGCCGCGGGTGCGGCTGCGGGCGGCTGCCCCGGTGGCTTCCGCGCCGCTGACGACGGGCGCTCCCGTCCAGGTCGACGAGGACGGGCTGCTCGTCCATCCGCTGCTCACGGCCGCCCCGGTGCTGTCGCTGTGGCGGGCACCGACCGACAACGACGAGATCGGCGGCATGGCGGCGCGCTGGCGGGCCTGGGGACTCGACGCGCTCGAACGCAAGGTCGTCGATGTACGCCGTGCGGCCGGCAGCGTCACGGTGGTCGCCGAGTACGGGACCATGGCGGGTGCCGTGCGGCACGAGCAGGTGTTCACGCGCGTCGAGGGCGGGGTGCGGGTCGAGGAGACGGCCGAGCTGCCGGCCGGGCTCGACGACGTGGCACGCGTGGGCTCGGTGTTCGAGACCGTCGCGGGGCTCGATGTCCTCGAGTGGTACGGGCAGGGCCCCTGGGAGTCCTATCCGGACCGGAGCGGGGGCGCCCCCGTCGGCCACCACTCCCGCCCCGTGGACGAGCTGTTCACTCCGTATCTGCGTCCGCAGGAGAGCGGCGGGCGGCACGGTGTACGCCGGTTCACGCTCTCGGCGCCGGACGCCACGGGCTTCGCGGTCGAGCTGGACGAACCGCGCCAGGTGAACGTGACCCGGTACCGGGCCGCGGACCTGGCCGCCGCCACCCACCACGACGAGCTGGTGCCGCGGCCCGGCTGTGTGGTGCACCTCGACGTCGCGCACCGCGGCCTGGGTACGGCCTCCTGCGGTCCCGACACCTCACCCGGCCACCTCGTCCCGACCGGCACACATCGCTGGTCCTGGACGCTGCGCGTGCTCTGA
- a CDS encoding PHP domain-containing protein, with product MTEQQLPAWADPSVSPAALDPQGMSRRGLLRRAGLFGAAFAVGSLATPAAASSGRYGGNDPRLAYLVGDHHIHSVYSHDAKYTFSQLARAGDRYGLDWMVFNEHSNFGHADYGAKLEHQEILKARAENPRQLIFQGLEWYIPAAEHATVFAAPGPHEVDLLTRFELAYDGKLLGYTDGATSNPNTARNEAHAIKAIQWLAEQRRTGYVDDVLVLANHPMRLGIDSPHEMRGWRDAAPEIMIGMEGAPGAQGGGIPGWVGSGQQRGEYVNKPSANSWPGYPEDAYVLYGGFDWTTATVGGLWDAMLAEGKLFTITTNSDVHRVVFDTWKNGDWAPGRNFDNTGHLPDPVNTDSQQPGGDFWPGQFSRTHVGVTRYGYRAVMAGLRAGRVWLDHGHLLDGLDVRLKRDCDHGPGVTMGGRLRVRKGEKLTLSVTVTTASRPNPHGILPELAHVDVVRGAVRGPAADRDDWRAPDTRVVHTRDVSGRKGTYTLRIPLVAGDESFYVRLRGSDGNRNGTGYLGASVDPHGPIPHVPGNGDPWVDTWFYANPVFVDVVGGRQENRPA from the coding sequence ATGACCGAGCAGCAACTGCCCGCCTGGGCCGACCCGTCCGTCTCCCCCGCCGCGCTGGACCCCCAGGGCATGTCGCGGCGCGGGCTGCTGCGCCGCGCGGGCCTGTTCGGCGCGGCCTTCGCGGTGGGCTCGCTCGCGACACCCGCGGCGGCCTCTTCCGGACGCTACGGCGGCAACGATCCGCGGCTCGCCTACCTCGTCGGCGACCACCACATCCACTCCGTCTACAGCCACGACGCGAAGTACACCTTCTCCCAACTCGCCCGGGCCGGCGACCGGTACGGGCTCGACTGGATGGTCTTCAACGAGCACTCCAACTTCGGACACGCCGACTACGGCGCGAAGCTGGAGCACCAGGAGATCCTGAAGGCCCGCGCCGAGAACCCGCGCCAGCTGATCTTCCAGGGCCTTGAGTGGTACATCCCGGCCGCCGAGCACGCCACGGTCTTCGCGGCGCCCGGACCGCACGAGGTGGATCTGCTCACGCGCTTCGAGCTCGCCTACGACGGGAAGCTGCTCGGCTACACGGACGGCGCCACCTCGAACCCGAACACGGCCCGCAACGAGGCCCACGCCATCAAGGCCATCCAGTGGCTCGCCGAACAGCGCCGCACCGGCTACGTCGACGACGTGCTCGTCCTCGCCAACCACCCGATGCGCCTCGGCATCGACTCCCCGCACGAGATGCGGGGCTGGCGCGACGCGGCCCCCGAGATCATGATCGGCATGGAAGGCGCGCCCGGCGCGCAGGGCGGTGGCATACCCGGCTGGGTCGGCTCGGGGCAGCAGCGCGGCGAGTACGTCAACAAGCCGTCCGCGAACTCCTGGCCCGGCTACCCGGAGGACGCCTACGTCCTGTACGGCGGCTTCGACTGGACGACGGCGACCGTCGGCGGCCTGTGGGACGCGATGCTCGCCGAGGGCAAGCTGTTCACGATCACGACCAACTCCGATGTGCACCGGGTCGTCTTCGACACCTGGAAGAACGGCGACTGGGCACCCGGGCGGAACTTCGACAACACCGGGCACCTCCCCGACCCGGTCAACACCGACAGCCAGCAGCCGGGCGGCGACTTCTGGCCCGGCCAGTTCAGCCGCACCCACGTGGGCGTGACCCGCTACGGCTACCGCGCGGTGATGGCGGGCCTGCGCGCGGGCCGGGTCTGGCTCGACCACGGCCATCTGCTGGACGGGCTCGACGTCCGCCTGAAGCGGGACTGCGACCACGGTCCGGGCGTGACCATGGGCGGCCGGCTGCGCGTCCGCAAGGGCGAGAAGCTCACGCTGAGCGTCACCGTGACGACCGCGTCGCGCCCCAACCCCCACGGCATCCTGCCCGAGTTGGCCCACGTCGACGTGGTCCGGGGCGCGGTGCGCGGCCCGGCGGCCGACCGCGACGACTGGCGGGCGCCCGACACCAGGGTCGTCCACACGCGGGACGTGAGCGGCCGCAAGGGCACGTACACCCTGCGCATCCCGCTGGTCGCGGGCGACGAGTCCTTCTACGTCCGGCTGCGCGGCAGCGACGGCAACCGCAACGGTACGGGCTACCTGGGCGCCTCGGTCGACCCGCATGGCCCGATTCCGCACGTGCCCGGCAACGGTGACCCGTGGGTCGACACATGGTTCTACGCGAACCCCGTCTTCGTCGATGTGGTGGGCGGCCGACAGGAGAACCGCCCGGCGTAG
- a CDS encoding L,D-transpeptidase yields the protein MGVPHISNGSGRQSWSRRGALAALAAALPATVLTGCGGFADASEDTKSTGGGTAGNTAGTADAKTTEAKAPTLTVTPADGTKKADFSSPVEVTVTHGTLASVKVSGNDGATLAGRYNDARTKWTSTGNPYSGTTYTVTAKAKGADAETVTFSTKSPGETFVGYFTPEANSTSGVGMPVSVNFTHAVADRAAVEKAITVTAEPAVEVVGHWFSDTRLDFRPETYWAAGTRITLGLRLKDVEGADGVYGTQSKDVTFHIGREQISTVDLATRTMTVRRDGSTYATYPVTGGDADHTTWSGIMVISERFTETRMESSTVGLGDEYDIKDVPHAQRLTTSGTFIHGNYWAGSSVFGHTNASHGCIGLQDTKGANDSSVAGYAFYKSSMLGDVVVVKNSGEDTVDPSNGLNGWNLSWDQWRAGSALSR from the coding sequence GTGGGCGTCCCGCACATATCGAACGGATCCGGGCGACAGTCCTGGTCGCGACGCGGGGCCCTGGCCGCACTCGCCGCCGCCCTGCCGGCCACCGTCCTCACCGGCTGCGGCGGTTTTGCGGACGCCTCTGAGGACACGAAGAGCACGGGCGGAGGCACGGCAGGGAACACGGCCGGCACGGCCGACGCGAAGACCACCGAGGCGAAGGCGCCCACCCTCACCGTCACCCCGGCCGACGGCACGAAGAAGGCGGACTTCAGCAGCCCCGTCGAGGTCACCGTGACCCACGGCACCCTGGCCTCCGTCAAGGTCAGCGGCAACGACGGCGCCACGCTCGCCGGCCGCTACAACGACGCCCGTACGAAGTGGACGTCCACCGGGAACCCGTACTCCGGCACCACATACACGGTCACGGCCAAGGCGAAGGGAGCCGACGCCGAGACCGTGACCTTCTCCACCAAGTCCCCCGGCGAGACCTTCGTGGGCTACTTCACCCCCGAGGCGAACTCGACCTCCGGCGTCGGCATGCCCGTATCGGTCAACTTCACCCACGCCGTCGCGGACCGCGCCGCCGTCGAGAAGGCGATCACGGTGACCGCCGAGCCGGCGGTCGAGGTGGTCGGCCACTGGTTCAGCGACACCCGGCTCGATTTCCGGCCCGAGACGTACTGGGCCGCGGGCACGCGGATCACGCTCGGTCTGCGGCTCAAGGACGTCGAGGGCGCGGACGGCGTCTACGGCACCCAGTCCAAGGACGTCACCTTCCACATCGGCCGCGAGCAGATCAGCACGGTCGACCTCGCCACCAGGACGATGACGGTGCGGCGGGACGGCTCGACGTACGCGACCTACCCCGTCACCGGCGGCGACGCCGACCACACCACCTGGTCCGGGATCATGGTGATCAGCGAGCGTTTCACGGAGACGCGGATGGAGTCCTCCACCGTCGGGCTCGGCGACGAGTACGACATCAAGGATGTGCCGCACGCCCAGCGGCTGACCACCTCCGGCACGTTCATCCACGGCAACTACTGGGCCGGGTCCTCCGTCTTCGGTCACACCAACGCGAGCCACGGCTGTATCGGGCTCCAGGACACCAAGGGCGCGAACGACAGCTCCGTGGCGGGCTACGCGTTCTACAAGAGCTCGATGCTCGGCGACGTGGTCGTGGTGAAGAACTCGGGCGAGGACACGGTCGATCCGTCCAACGGCCTCAACGGCTGGAACCTGTCGTGGGACCAGTGGCGGGCGGGAAGCGCCCTTTCCCGTTGA